The following are from one region of the Sorghum bicolor cultivar BTx623 chromosome 2, Sorghum_bicolor_NCBIv3, whole genome shotgun sequence genome:
- the LOC8061715 gene encoding histone H2B.4: MAPKRRGNKVVGSVVKTKVVQETVEVIVADDDDTAEAEQQMVPEALAVAPSAVDVSGSTVVHVVEVTTPDGGDNATGSNVKQPAVAKRGRGRREEEKEKQPAPPEDSVLVPQSQETQDPNEEEEDQEDASKKKKQKQKQRQQDEDDEAQPETPRVASERKKATPKKAKAKAQPQQQAGGGGDAGKKRPKARRRLGQASAGGDAGMGGVGGYKRYVWRVLKQVHPDLGVSGHAMQVLDMMMADMFERLADEAARLSKATGRMTLTSREVQSAVRLVLPGDLGKHAIAEGTKAISKYMSYA; encoded by the coding sequence ATGGCTCCCAAGCGGCGCGGAAACAAGGTGGTGGGCTCCGTGGTGAAGACCAAAGTGGTGCAGGAGACCGTGGAGGTCATTGTCGCCGACGACGATGATACGGCGGAGGCGGAGCAGCAGATGGTCCCGGAGGCCCTTGCCGTGGCGCCTTCCGCCGTGGACGTCTCCGGCTCCACGGTGGTGCACGTCGTCGAGGTCACTACCCCGGACGGCGGCGACAATGCCACCGGCTCCAATGTGAAGCAGCCCGCCGTCGCCAAGAGAGGCCGTGGCAGGCgcgaggaggagaaggagaagcagCCGGCTCCGCCGGAGGATTCTGTACTCGTGCCGCAGAGCCAGGAGACGCAGGACCccaacgaggaggaggaggatcaggaggacgccagcaagaagaagaagcagaagCAGAAGCAGCGCCAGCAAGACGAGGACGACGAGGCGCAGCCGGAGACTCCGCGGGTGGCGTCGGAGAGGAAGAAAGCAACACCAAAGAAGGCGAAGGCGAAGgcgcagccgcagcagcaggCGGGTGGCGGTGGCGACGCCGGCAAGAAGCGGCCGAAGGCGCGGCGCCGGCTGGGGCAGGCCAGCGCCGGAGGCGACGCCGGCATGGGCGGCGTCGGAGGGTACAAGCGGTACGTCTGGCGCGTGCTGAAGCAGGTGCACCCGGACCTCGGGGTGTCGGGGCACGCCATGCAGGTGCTGGACATGATGATGGCCGACATGTTCGAGCGCCTGGCGGACGAGGCGGCGCGCCTGTCCAAGGCCACGGGGAGGATGACGCTCACCTCCCGCGAGGTGCAGAGCGCCGTCAGGCTTGTGCTCCCCGGGGACCTGGGCAAGCACGCCATCGCTGAGGGCACCAAAGCCATCTCCAAGTACATGTCCTACGCCTAG